The Actinosynnema mirum DSM 43827 genomic interval GGTGCGGCGCGCGGACAGGATCGCGCGACCCGCACGGGTGCGCATCCGCAGCCGGAACCCGTGCGTCTTCGCACGACGGCGGTTGTTGGGCTGGAAGGTGCGCTTACCCTTGCTCACGGTCGGACTCCCGAGTGCTTAAAACTGCAAAGCAGGTCTGTGGTTGTCCCCTGCGCCGGTGAGGCGCGC includes:
- the rpmH gene encoding 50S ribosomal protein L34; translated protein: MSKGKRTFQPNNRRRAKTHGFRLRMRTRAGRAILSARRTKGRKQLSA